Genomic window (Capsicum annuum cultivar UCD-10X-F1 chromosome 10, UCD10Xv1.1, whole genome shotgun sequence):
GGTTGAGTTAGACAAAAGACAAAGTCATACAGAAGTGTCTTTTGAAAAAGACATAAGTTATGTCCCTAATGTTTTAACACCACTATAACTGTTGAGGATTGGATTGAGTTTGGTATGACAAAAGTCATCTTTCAGGAAAATATTTTCAACCAGCAAGTTTCAATCAAAACACCCTTCAattctatgttgctcggactcttcaaaaatgtcaacgggTGCATGTTGGATACTccaaaaaatagtgtatttttagagaatccgacatgggtgcggcatcaaaagtgaagagtctgcGCAACTTAGCTTCAATTTGCTCCAATGATATTTAGAACTCAAAAAGTTCAATCAAACACCCTTCAATTAGCTACTATCTGGATGGTCGTTTCTAGTGACCGACATCGATCCAACACCAGCTTGATCCTCTATTTGCAATATACATATATGAATAAAAGTTAGTACTGTAATTCAAACCAACAGTAACGGGATGATTAATTATAATGGTAATACACTTCacggaagaaaagaaaaacacaagAGCTAATGATGTAAATTTGCTTTGTTGCAACGCGATATAACTTCTGGTGTTTTTCTTAGCCTTGTTTTCCAGGATGTCGCAAGAGCATTTACAGCAAATATGTAAATTACACGCTGTGCACAGAAGGGCGTTCTTCTTATCCAAATGGTCCTGACATACACCACACCGGGACATATATTCACCTTTTTCAACCAATTCTAGAGAGTGCTCAGCAATCTGAATGGTGCTACCAAACTTGATATTACGAGACAGACCATGTTGAGGGATGCAATGTGGATGAAAAGATTGATGACAATCCCTACAATGATATAGCCAATACTTGGGATGTGCATATGTTTCGCAGATCCTGCACAAGAATTCATCTGGATGGTCAGTAAAAGCGTGAAAAATGAGGGTAAGGGGGTGTTCATCCCATTGGACGGTGATAGTCAGCGGCGATAGAGCACAATCATTTCCTAGGTAGAAACGGCAAGCTTCACAACCGTATGACGAACCAGAGAGGGTTTTGGCACAAGCGCTGCAATTTTCATCGAAAACTGAAATTCGAGAAAGGGGGTGCCTGTGTGATTTATGTGCAATAGCTTTAGGCAATAAAGCACACTTCATATCGAGGCGGAAGTCACATTTTCTCTGTTTGCATTCAAACCACCAACCATTAGTGTCTAATTTGCAATGACTGCATTGCCGGAAGAAACAGCAATACTCCGAATGCCTTATGTAAAGTGGATGTTCCGGGTGATACAGCTCCAGATCACCCGGTAACTGAGAGCAAGTTACATGCAGAAAGTAGCTGCACTGTTGACAACTATAATAACACGGGTCAACAATAGGCCTAATACAGCCATTACAAACTAATTTATCCTTGTTTGTGTTATTTGAGAGCACTAACGGATGCACCTTGTGTTGAAAATTGTCAATCTGCGACGGCTTGAGATTTTCAAGGATGCCATTTTGCTTAAGAAACCGTTCAACAAGTTGCACGGTTTCATTAGCCTCCGGCAGCAGGGCCAGATTCAACTTGGGAAAGGCCTCGATGTTATCGTCAGCAACCCTGAAACCGTAAAAAGAGTACAGAAATCAGTGTAGCTCATTTACATTTTTGGTAGATAAAGAAACAACAGCGTTACTCTTTCAAATGGCCAAGCAAAGCGTAGCGATATATGAATATAGGGCAATAATTAATTAAGCTCCTTACTTTCTCCTTTTCCCGTCACACTTGACGTGTACAAAGAATCTGCAAGGCCCACACTGATAAACCCAATAATCAGGAAGGAGCTTTTCGCTGCACACATCGCAGGTGAgattgaaattttcaaattcttgTGGAAGAGAAAACTCCAGGTAGAGCGGGTGGTCATGATCGCCGTGGTTGAGCTCTGGGTTCAAATTGGCACAGCTGTGATGGATCCAGAATGAACATTCTGTACATAGATAAGAGGCCTCTCTATTGTCTTCCTTACCACAAGCATTGCAATGGAAAGTGGTGGGCGTTCGCTGGAGGATTAGGAAATGATCATGTTGTTTCAGTTTCCAATCTTCTTTTCCACGACAAGCACACGAAACATGTACCTGGAACCTACACATCTCACTAGCATAAAAATTAGTTTCTTTGCAGCTCAGGAAGCAGTTGTTGCACGGAGAGTTCTCATTCGGAGGCCGCTCCACGAGCTTCAGCTTGTGTATGTGCTTTGGAAGTGTGAATTCTTGGGTCAACTTGTCAATGTTCTCTTGTGCCATTGCTAAGTATTCCTTCTGATATTTGTAGAAATCTAGACTAAGAGCTTCAAGAATGTTTCCATAAGTTCATCAATGGAGATCAATCTAGAGAGAGATgttggagaagatattttgttATTAGATGAAAGGAAGAATGAATTCTCTGTTTCTGTACACAACATTATATACACATGCACTAAATGTTAACTCCACTAACTGCTTTCCAACTATAGACTATAACTAACTACCTTGACAGTTGTACATTCCTTGCCAGCTGTGCATTCTACCTGTAATTGATCACATAGACTAACTAACTAACCATCATCTGTTAAGCCTAATCTCAACAATATTTTTGGTTTCCACCTATATCATATATTTGTTTTGGGTCCCGactaatttgaattcatgttagaAAGTCTGACACCAACCCAAGGCTCAAatttgtgacttttttattataaaaattgcAAGACTTTTTCTACGACAATTAGGAATTAACTATAATTTGCTTCTTGGTAACATTTAATAGCTTTTTAGGTATTTTTTTTCCTAGTGTTTGACTAAGATAAAAGAACTTCTGATCACTTACTTTTGGGTCAATAGAACAAAAATAAGgggcgtttggccatgaaaattgtgAGTATTTGAAAAAGTAGTTTTTgttttcaaagtgaaaaatgGTATTTGAAAATTGGAGTTGTGTatggccatgaatataaattggagttatttttgaatttctgtGAGTAATTTGGAGAGAAAAAATGCTTATGGTGTTTTCCCAATTTCGGAAATCAACTTGACTTTTATGATCAAACGTCTTTTTCGAAGTTTAACtctggaaaaaaaaatatttattgccAAATACCCCCTTAACCGAAAGTCTTAAGTTAGAATTTCTTACTTATGACTCTTGACTTATAAGTCATAAGCAATAAACTCATTCAAATAAGCTCTTAGAAAATTATCTTATAATTCAACTCGTTGGATTTGTAAACTCATAAGACATTTCGTTTTGAGTAAAGCCTCTAGTATcccccgaactatgaccaaatttgctatgaCATACTCCAAATTTActagggtcctattaccccttgaaCTTAAGTTTAGCGtacttttgtcaatctttttagttgGCATGACATCTTTTTAGCTAACATAACACCTTTGACGTGAGccttatttttatgtaataaaggtatAACATCAGcacaaaagaaagacaaaaataggctaaaattgagttcaggagaTAATTAATCCCTGTGAAAttagagtgtgtcgtagcaactttgatcaTAATTCGgaggtactggatgcttatctctttcattttttGAAGAACAATGGAGTACTATTTAAAGGGCACACTATAGCAACTACCTAAAGCAatataggcataatacataaatatactcTTTAATTTGGCTTCAGTTGTCATTTATGCCCTCCAACTTTGGTTGCATACAAGTAGACACATACGACCTAGAGTAAAAGTTTGCCACAATCATTTTGTTAACAAGGAATAACAAGTTGCTTGGAAGAAAAGGACTTCACCGGCCTCTACTTGCTCCAAAAATGCCAAGTACATAGTTAAACGTGCTTTTTTAGATGAATCCTAGGGTCTGATTAATTCGAGTTTGTGCTATCAATTGTTCTACTTTAAAGATAAAACACTTTCTGTCAAAGACGATTCCATATCTAATCAACCTCTAATTAAGGATTACTTCATTGTAATTTTTGGTAGTAATTGGCAATGATGTATCTAACCAAAAAAATTctctagagtttttttttttttctcttttgctttATTTAAAGGGATCTTTTAGTGGACAATTGTTGCTTCTAAAcctatttcttatttaatttttccaGAGTTTATTGTGTCACTTTAGTTAAATTTTCCTATTCCTCTATTTTTTTCATCTCTGGTAACACTTTCTAAAAGAAGGCAAAATGCAAAAATTAAGTAAGAGGACAACCATGTATTAATTTCCGAATTTATTTGAGATAAAGAACAAGTGCATTAGACTAGTTTGTTCAGGTAGTCGCCGGCTTGCTAAAGCTAAAAATGGAACTTACCTTCTCATTGACTACATCAGAAGCGAAATCCTCAACTTCAAATACAATGCGAGATGGATAACTCTTTTTATGTTTGTTTACTAGCAGTTTGAATATTGATTGAGTAATATACGAAGTAAATAAAGCGAGATAATTAAAGAGTATAGATTCGAGCGTTCGATCTGAGATATTTGTGGACGTCTCTGAGAAGTCAATGTAGCTCCGAAGGTGTCCTTGAACCAATACACTagataaaaaattaaacgtaatTAAATTAAAGACAAGCTTGATGCTCAAGAAAATAGCATATTGATGTTGTCTTGCTTGAATTCAAAATGTCCTTACAGATGTTTAATTTGAAGTAATTATTAGTAGGTTATAATGGTGAGACACTAGCCAGTAAAAATCCCAATCGAGCCCTAAAGTACTAAAACCAACGGTAGAGGACCATGTAATGATGTTGTTAGTGATGCCAACTAATATTCCAGCAACGCttagatcatatatatataaagaccACAACCATAAGACCGCTTCTCCCGTTAAAGAGAATGGAAAAATACGCAACTGGATTGTCTCTTGAGATATGTGGGGCATGTCAAATGGAGAACACACCTCAATAAAATTCGTTAAGTGCAGATTAGCATCCTCATATGCTTTGCCTCCAAATAACTCTTTCATTTGAAGCAAGTGAATCATCACGCTAGTAACGTGAAATGCTCTATTTTCTTCTGTCGGTGAAATACGAATGACACTAGCTTGGACCGCATCACCGAGGTGATCCTCATCCTCATTATGCCCATTAATCGACCCGGTATGACTGTTGTGTTGACTCATAGTATCGTGTCTACTATTATGCACCCTTGGGAAAGAACAAAAACACcaaacaatgtaaaataaaacactacaGCTAACCCAAAGTAACTAAATACACTGCAAgagtgaaaactatgtttcactccccGGCAACGGctccattttttataacgctcaaattacactcttgaatgggtgtaagcgatcgttgtcaatacaataacccaacttaggttggggtcgaatccaaaagaagtgaaagcatggaattcaaaaaTCAAGAGTATCAATAGTTACTAAAGATGAACCGTAGTGTGAATAAAACAAGCATAAATATAAAATGGGGGATttagtttgaatgtgtttataGTGATGATTACTACAATTCTAGAGTACTATCTTGATATTGAAAAATATTGCAAGTGAGTTCAATTGAGAATAagccttggggttatgcaattataGATGTGGGATCATGCATGGGTATTTGGCCATTTATCCAACTTTTAGGTAatagtcatgggtaggctagatgtcaatgtattggtgtcaatctttcaattacaacaccaaattttacaaatgggttctttcgaacacctcacaagtgtgacaattttccatatctattgcctcaattgacattcttatgtctaagagatatcattaaatgaaatgaatcaagttattggttgcatttattcaTCACCCATGTcttctctttcaagaatgacatgggattttgtaatgcctcgaatctgatacccgaaacgctacacggtgctaacaattCCGAAGggccactagctaacccatgactgatatctgtacctgaacactgcataatatattatacAAATGTGGAATACGtaaaagttgtaaggccataaggtttatatatgataaaacataacatcctGTTGACGGCATATTTTTCTTGCTTAAATATTTTGACCGTATGGCTCTATGGAACCCGGCTACGAGGGAGTTTAGACCTCTTCCATTCCACGATATTTCTTCCATTCGATCCCCCGACCAACTCCTTCTACTTGTGGTTGTTATAATCATAAATTGGGCTTTGGCTTTGATCCATTAAGCCACGATTACAAGGTGGTGTGTGTTTCGTTTCTTCATGATTCGG
Coding sequences:
- the LOC107845160 gene encoding uncharacterized protein LOC107845160; the protein is MAQENIDKLTQEFTLPKHIHKLKLVERPPNENSPCNNCFLSCKETNFYASEMCRFQVHVSCACRGKEDWKLKQHDHFLILQRTPTTFHCNACGKEDNREASYLCTECSFWIHHSCANLNPELNHGDHDHPLYLEFSLPQEFENFNLTCDVCSEKLLPDYWVYQCGPCRFFVHVKCDGKRRKVADDNIEAFPKLNLALLPEANETVQLVERFLKQNGILENLKPSQIDNFQHKVHPLVLSNNTNKDKLVCNGCIRPIVDPCYYSCQQCSYFLHVTCSQLPGDLELYHPEHPLYIRHSEYCCFFRQCSHCKLDTNGWWFECKQRKCDFRLDMKCALLPKAIAHKSHRHPLSRISVFDENCSACAKTLSGSSYGCEACRFYLGNDCALSPLTITVQWDEHPLTLIFHAFTDHPDEFLCRICETYAHPKYWLYHCRDCHQSFHPHCIPQHGLSRNIKFGSTIQIAEHSLELVEKGEYMSRCGVCQDHLDKKNALLCTACNLHICCKCSCDILENKAKKNTRSYIALQQSKFTSLALVFFFSSVKCITIIINHPVTVGLNYSTNFYSYMYIANRGSSWCWIDVGH